Genomic segment of Arachis stenosperma cultivar V10309 chromosome 4, arast.V10309.gnm1.PFL2, whole genome shotgun sequence:
TGTAGGTGTGCTTGCGCTTTATATTCTTACTCCAACGAGGGAGAACATAGCATAAAGGTACTCTGTTTACTCtataaaagaaaaacacaacaaggCAGTGACAACACAGTATACCTGAATTCTCGAACATGTTGCACTCACATCGAACTTTCTGAGTCGAACGGTCAAAATAAACGTCGTATGTAATGTACCAAATCTTTTCATTAGctaatttttcttcttccaccTTCACACAATCCGAGTCACCCTCTTGTGTAACAGCACGGATGGTGCAATCACATCTTTTACGGAACTCTATTTGGACATCCCTAAACATATTGTTAGTGTACTCCTGTTGAAATTGTCTCTCAATGAGAGAGCTAGATATACATGGGATAACTCCTCTAGAGTCTGCAGCATCATCTTCCAATTCTTTTTTCTCCTTGTTCCTAAACACGTTGTCGTATTCATGGACGAACTGAATCAAGCTAGTCTTGCTATATAAGAATTTCCCTTAGAATGCGTGCATATTCTCACTCCTTTGCATACTTTTTATAGCAGCCAAAATTCATCCTTGAAAAAGATTGGAACCCACATCTGTCGGTTGTTGTAAAGTTCTACACAAAACAAATCATTCATAGCACCAGTTAGACTCAACCAGAAGACCACAATTACATAACCAGCAAAAAACTGTGAAAAGAATACATTTTCAAAAAACAATACAAGCACACCACAAACATAAGCAATAACAAAGCatgatataattttaaagtaACGAACCTGATAGCCATGTGTTGTGATCTAGGTTGTACTTATCTATGAATTCAGTCCAATCATCCTCGAATGACTCAACCGAACGAGAATTCCATACAATGTCACTCAATTTAGCATTCAACTCTCTGAACTGAGCATAACCTCTGAGCTTTTGCGATATCTTTTTCAATATGTGCCAGATGCACCATCGGTGGCGTGTATGGGGTAGGACCTTCTTAATTGTACTAAACATGGCCTTGCATTGGTCGCGAGTGATAATTCCCTGTGGCACAATTCCCATGCATTTCACCCATTGCGTGAACACCCACTCAAAATTATGAATGTTCTCGTTCCCTAGTAGAGCACAACCAAGAAGAGTAGACTTTCCATGGTGATCGACACCGACAAAAGATACGAACGATAATCCATGCCTACACGAACAACAACCACATGTAAGAACATTTGACTATTACAAAACAAAAAAGTTTTTAACAATTTCACGCCTGTTTGTACTATATGTGGTATCAAATGACACCACGTCTCCATAATATTTATATGATGCCCTGCACCTTGCACCTACCCAAAGTGCACTCCTGAACTTGTAATCATCGTCAATATTTATTGCATAAAAGAAGTTTGGATTGATCTCTTTCATTCGTATGAAGTAATTTAACATCTCTTTAACATCCGCATTGACACAATAGACCGGAGTTTGGATGTAATGTAATTCCTCACTTTCTTTTCTAAGAAACCCAGGTTCGATGATCCACCAACCTCATTAGCTAGTGCTAAATATGTCTTATTGGGTCGTATGTCAACCTCATCGTTATCCTCAATCACGTATTTAGTATGCATGGTCAACTCTCTATACTCATGGTAGTTCATCATCTTTTTAGGAGAACATGGATGCGAATGCTTCAATTCTACCTTCAACAACACCCAATCTTCCTTCTCTCTATCAAACTTCACATATATTCTTGCTCTGCATCCCATGGATGCAATCGTTTTCTTCCGTGTTGCTGCTTTCGCACGAGACCCACGAAAACCCTCCCGATTACAATGAATAGATTGGTTAATCGGTTTCTTGAATTTCTTTGTCGTCCTGTCAAATGTTGTGGTCCTAATTTTACTTATGAAACCGACTTTCTTTGCATAAGTCGCATAAAATTCCTACGCCAGTTGCAAAGAATCAAATCGCAATCCAACTCTTGGTATTTCTTCTTTGCAAAGGCTACTGTGATTCAGTAATTGTATATCAATTCACAACAAACATCACTCCATGACACAAATGATTAATAGTGAATTCTAAAATCTCGTTATTGTTAAATCAACAATAAATTACAATTTCAACCTCATGACTCATTTTCATCTCATCATTTTCTAGTTCAGTAACATCCGTAACTTCCATGATCTGCAATCGaacacaaataaataaagccaAACAAAAGAACCAAATGAGATATTGTACTATAAAGTAaatcagaaaaataaataaccaaTCAATGACAAAAAAATTCAGATAAACACACAATAAGAGACATCCAATTATATTAAATCATCCAACAAGAAATAAccatcttaaatttttttattttaaaactccAATATATTAACATAAAATCaacatttttgtttatattacatgtataatgatttaaaaaaaatgttattattACTTTTCATCTTTCATCGGAATTATTATGAACGCAACTCCAAAAAAGTAATAGGTATATAAAACAAATTcacataaaatataataaaataaaccatttgcattaaaaacaaacatctcatttgtatgaaaaataaaCATTGTCATGCGAATAAAATCTTCACTGCATACCTTGTCATCAGGTTGACCCTCCACAACGCATAAATTCACAATGTTGCCATTTGAATTAGTAGAATGGTCACTGATATAGGAGGATGGGGCATTAGAACTTCCTTCATCCATTGATGACTCCATCAACAGTCCAATAGCACGCCTTCAACCTCAAACACGGTAATGAGCTTGGGATAGCAGCAGCGGCGCCACCCTTGGTGACCACAAGACAACAGTTGCGGCGGCGGTCCTAGTGTCGTGAATCAGAGCGACGGAAGGAGCACGGGATCGTGAAGGAAACGCACCGGCTACAGCTATGGCTGCGTCTTCACGGGGTGCAGGGGACAACAGCTACGGTTGCGTCTGCACGGGTGCAGGAGACAGCGGCGTTCTCGAAAGAAAAGGCACCTTGTCACAAAGCGGTCTTTGGCGAAGACGGCAAATTGTGGATGTGGACTAGAGAGGAACTGTGTAGGCTACGCGGCAGCCGTCGAAATGAATTTACGGTGGGATTCGAAATAACCGTAGTATGAATGTGTTTAGAtattaatcctaatttttcaaattttaaaatctgataataattaattaattaagaatttgaattttaaaataaactttGCTAGGTAGACAATGTGTTTTGTGAACAATATGAATAATGGACTTTAACTCTAAATTATccacctaaatcttaatattaggaTAACCATCTATACACCTAGTGAATTGAACATACAATATATTAattgttcacattgtttaaaattttcattGTCTACTTTTTGAGGGTAgtgctagggagccaatggcctAAGCATTACTCATACTATTCAGAATAACTATTAGATAATTAccagggataataaacatctcatgtTATAAAAtcactcatcccaaaaatttaagttaattttGGAATTCACCAAGAATTTAACCCTTGACTTTTCGGATctagaactctaataccatgtcataaacctactcatcccaaaagcgtaacctgacaggacaatgtaacactaatgctcatatctctaatacttcttaaacctctattgtacacattgtacacttAAGCCATTAGCTCTCTATACTTTCTCATTAATCATTCATTTCATTAGAAAACATTATGACCGATGAGGATTAGTTTATGACTATCTCCATGTTGAGTAGTAGTTACAACACttagataaaatatattatttttatccaAGATTATGTGCCACTGTATATATTTAAGGTTCCCATTGTCGGGTTACATTTGTTCTTGATTCGTATATTTCAAGACTTTTTTTTTCAGTaggtacaaaataaaataaattatctgTAAGAGAATATGCCCTAGGTCAAATCATTTATAAGGACAAATCAATAAGAAGAAACTTGAAAATTTGATGCTACTAAATACCAGAAATTTCTTTGGTGAGGAGTAAAGTCAGGTAAAAAAGTAAAGATTATAACTAAATATTTGAGGAGAGTGTGCAATGCACAtgatatctttatttcaaaagggaaaacatgtcccaaaaacattaaataccaaAGGTGCAGGGCTATATATATCTATATCAATATAAGCACTGATGCAACTTAATTAAACATCTTTCCAAGAAGAAAGTGGTGGAGTATCAGAGTTCTTCCATGTAGTTATATCACTTGCATATCTATCACCCTTGACAGCATCCGCAGCAGCGAAGGACTCGAGTTCTGTCATTTCTTGCGGTGTAAGTTTCACAGATAAAGCAccaatgttttggttaagattgtcAATCTTGGTGGTTCCAGGAATGGGACACACATCATTTCCTTGGTGGTGCACCCATGCTAATGCGAGCTGCGACGGGGTGCATCCCTTCTTAGCTGCCATTTCATTAACCCTCTCAAATATAGTCTTGTTCTTCTCTAGGTTCTCAGGTTGGAATCTAGGCATATACTGCAGTAGAACACATAAGATAAGATTGATATGTAGGTACCAATGTAACCTTCTTATAACATGCAATATCAAACTgttttgaggaggaaaaagtagtgatgagtttggaaaactctaaattaatatttgtgataactaaacattattaaaaataattaattacaaaattattaatctgattttcatttaacatatattgattaataattttgttgcaggTTTTTAATATTGGGCCGAAAATAAAATTCTGGTGCAAGCCCAATATGCTTATGAACATTCAGCCTTGATATTAATTTATTGTGATCATTGTGGCTGAGACAATGTAGTATTTTAAATTGGGCCGAAATAAAAGGAAATGTTGCTAGCCCAATGATTAAAATATTCAACATTAATATGAGTTAGTTTCTTGTGGTTGAACGGAAAATAAACTACTTGGGCTAGAATGATTTTGGTTGATCCAAGCCCAACTATGTTATATGCTTAAGATCCAATGCTTGATTTCAAAtccatcaggaaagcaaatgttaaCATTTGCCTCATGCTTCCAACGGATACAAGCATTATACCAtgtgatggatttcaaaatctattaTATTGTTAATTGATGCATGggaaatatgagagagaaaagttCAGCTGAATTGATTGATGGCCATAATGACTACACGCCACTCTAAGctagggaagtaaaagcaacttTTACCAACAAAGTGGTTTATCACATTGAATTGCTTTTCTTCTAAGTTGTttattctctctcatctctttcttgtTTCTTCTTCGGTCCTTGTCCAGGAAGCTATGGACGCTATGCTCatcaacaaagaaaaagaagaagttgcatgcatcaagaccatcaagTTAATGATGGcaggaaaaagaaaagtatgtaGTGGATGAGATTGTCACCAAATgtggttagatttggtgaggtaatctcgagctcttcatgctcagaaaaggaagatgaagattcggccagcaagtgagattcttgaagcatggcttgtctttgattctgctcaaccaccacagggagtagctagagtggcgaagtgatggttgaggcagagattgaagcagatgaagtcatcatcatcatgaagcatcaagggccagaaatccatcttgaagaggaagccaaggatggagtgcccggattgatgaagggtgatgatcaaggaaggactagaggtaattgcatgttgggttatgcatggttatctcttctctctctatgtGGCCAAACCGGTTCtgtttgttgaaggaggaagaagttggttcggttttggcttCAATAAGTGGAGGCTCCCctcttctataataagggtggACAACCACTGTTTGATgcaaggagaaaatttgagagtgcaaggcacagagttctcagagctacctgagctaacagttttctcttctccttcaatgttctctgttttgtaattttctgtttaattttgtcatgtcttgagtctcatgggaaaaaggcaaacaagtgaggtttgtatgaaaaagccatagagcggaaaaaggcaaagagagcaaaattaaaagaaaaagccatagatgtcttagagttcctttgttcatctatgttgtgtttcatgattatgtgggaatccccttgtaagttgggttagcactttacagtttgtaatcaagttgattatagtgaaattccatcatgtttgtgatggagactggatgtaggctgcactgcacttagcagccgaaccaggatatatctgggtgcaatcttcttctcctttctactccatttcttATTTTCTACTACACAGGAGCAAAAACTAGaattatctcgtgccaagtgacgagacaaaaaaaaaagtctcgtggctagggacgagacaaaacaaaaagtctCGTGTGAAGTGAAGAGATAAAAGGAGTAAAAGTTTCCAGAATTAGTCTGACAAGTCAGCAAGTGTTATCAagcaaaaagggggctaagattcaacccccccttctcttagccactgaaaccatcaattggtatcagagcttggtctcaaagagatcaagctttgcagcttggagaaaagatccTCATGGCAGAAATAGTGGCGCAAATGTGGTGTCTCACAATCTGGCTGAAggtcaatcaagcaacagacctccccttttcaatgggaaaaattatacctattggaaggagaggatgaagatactTGTACAAGCAATGGATTACAGACTATGGAAGATCATCCTAGAAGGT
This window contains:
- the LOC130975926 gene encoding protein FAR1-RELATED SEQUENCE 2-like; the encoded protein is MGCRARIYVKFDREKEDWVLLKVELKHSHPCSPKKMMNYHEYRELTMHTKYVIEDNDEVDIRPNKTYLALANEVGGSSNLGFLEKKVRNYITSKLRHGLSFVSFVGVDHHGKSTLLGCALLGNENIHNFEWVFTQWVKCMGIVPQGIITRDQCKAMFSTIKKVLPHTRHRWCIWHILKKISQKLRGYAQFRELNAKLSDIVWNSRSVESFEDDWTEFIDKYNLDHNTWLSGSLL